TCTTTGTAATCTGCTCTGTCTTTTGTGTTCCCTAGTCTAATAAATAGCATTCCCGAAACAGGAAAAGTCCTGGACTCCGAACTTCCCTGAAATGACTGCATGCTGTCACTCACCACATTCGATAGTTTGTACCTGCTTCCCATTTTTCATATGTTATTCCTGTAATTCACTCTCTCACCTATAATTTTGCAGTACTCTTCTGGTTTTGCTGTCTTTACGTTCATCCTACATTGCCTACATTGTCCTACATCCTACATTGCCAGAGTGACGTTTCTAAAATATACTTGTGAcgatgtcactcctctgcttattCAATGGATCCCCATTACCTGAAGGAGAAAATTCTTGTTCTAGCATaacactgctctttttttttttttttttggtttcgtcCTGATGTTCCGGTAATATCTCTCTGTCTATCCCATTCCCAATAACTGTTCCAGGTTTGCCATATTGCATAGGTGTTGTCACTTACTATGTTATTTCATACTTGATCCTTTTGCTCATTCTAGAATGCCCTTCACACCCTCCCCGTGCACTTTGTCTTTTAAGATACAGCCCTATCTTCCCAGCGTTTGCTGAGCTTCCCAAATGTAAGTGTTTCCTCCTTTGTGCGTTCACTGTATGTTATTCACTTCCCTTGTAGAACTAGAGGATGGTATTTTTCTGTCCTTACCTGTTTTCATGCATCTCTACCGCTACTAGCATATAGAACAGgtctgtcttttatttctctttccagctcCTCCCCGGATCGTGGCTGTGACTTGACAGATACAGTATGTGCTTGTCTTTCCGAGTGGGTGAGTGCATGACCAAATGAATTAATGTGATGTTTTTCTgaagttgggtttttgttttgtgctgtttttCTAGGAAGGAACAGCAAAGTCAGCAATGGAAGCAAAGGAAGATGGTGTTGGTATTATTGAAAATGTGCCACCAGAGCAAACAGTTAATGACAGTGTGACTTCTGCTGGTGGAGTGCATAAAAATTGCAGAAGTGGTAAGCTAGTGAATCTCTGTGAGTTGTTTTCCTATGATTCAATACTAGTATGAGAAAAATCTAGAAGTATGTAGATCcaaatatattatccttttttcgTGAAGATATTTTTCTGTTGCTATCTTTCTTTATGAGTATCCCAAGTACGACCCCCTTTTACTTCCGGAAAATCTCGAACCCCCTGAACATCTTTTCtgctattgcttttattttattgaaatattcatgAATGGAGATAGActtgtgtatgtgtttaaagtTCATAGTAacacatgttttcattaatttatctgTGACCGTATTCTCTAGATATGATGTCAGCATTAGAATtaggagaagaggaagatgtagaatcaccttctcttcctgaggtactgtcttcttcttatttttaagtataagcaTGGAGTGATGTTAAAACGTCCAAGAGATGCTTTGACTTCACACTCTCATCTCTGCATTTGCCCACAGAAACAACTTCCTTCTATGTTTTCCTATATgtgataaaataattatgtgttaATTATGAGCACACAGCATAGTAGAGTTCTGCTAATTTGCAGACGTAATGAAAGTTGTGTAGTATTAGTGCAGAAAACGAAGGCTTGGAGGGAATGAGTTTGGGTTTTGAAGTTAAGGTATCTGAAACACTAAAGAATTACTCTAGGTCAACGTATGGCCAAGTGTATGATCCTGTGGTGTATACGGGATCATGTGTCAGACTCCTCCTGACATCCAGAAAGAGTTTGGATTATGGTGTTTACAACTTGAACCTTCCAAAGATATGGCCTGGGACTTGATAATAATATGTTTGGATTGTCAAGTAGATCTACAAGGAGCATTGGGATTATGATGAGCACAGTTTGGTTTAGTGGTGCTTCAATAAGTAAAACCCATTTTGGATAATTAAAATAACTTCGCAGTCCTACTTGTGGTAATGTAAGTAAAGTAATGATGACCTATTCTAAGGTGACAACTAGGGAAGGAGGTGAAAATGTCCTGATCTCTTAGGCTCAGGCAGCTGCTGCATAATGCTACAAGCACTGTACTTGAAATCAAAAGACATGCTAGCATCTTGGTTCCGTCACTTCCTAGCTGTGGCATCTTGGAAAAACTTGCTTGAATGTCAATGACCTCGTTCCTAAAAATGGCACTAATAGCCACCTCTTGGTTATGTGGAATGAACAAATGTGGCAAcgttttgtaaactgtaaagcgTGCTatagaaatagaagacaaaatgatCGCAGTGGCTTTTAGTGACTTACTATATATTGAGGATACTTTGTTTggtgaatgtttgtttattgttgagagcggggtggggggacagaagatccgaagcaggctctgcactgagagcaaggagcccaatgcaggactcgaactcatgaaattgagaacatgacctgagccaaagttgggcgcctagtcgactaagtcacccaggccccccaagaaaATACTTGTTTGAAATGTGAAGATGTCTGAAGGCCAATAAAATGGCCATAGTGtccagaaaagaatgggaaagtaGGAACGGggttttgattttctaatttggcTCTATGTTAAGTTCCAGTAATCTCTTGGTGGAGACATCATACAGgtatgcagttgacccttgaaccagGTGGGTTTGTACCGTGGGAGTCCACTTACACacagatatttttcaataaatagagtACTCTCCTGTAAAcgtattttctgttccttatgattttatttttcttcttttttttttaattatttattttgagagagagagtggacagaGCATGTTAGTAGGGgaagcgggggcagagagagaatcttcatcaggctccacactgccagtgctgaacctatcatggggcttgaacgcaagAAGtatagatcatgatctgagccaaagtcaagagcctgacCTTTAACCGAcagtgccacccagcaccccttccttccgattttcttagtaaccttttctttagtttatagTGTAAGAAGACAGTATGttagatatatatcatatatatgtatatatatattttatacatatacacgtatatatgtgtatatatatatatacatatatataacagagGAAACATGCATTAATCGATTGTTTATATTGTTGGTAAGGTCAGCATTCCATTATCCTAACCCTGAACTTCCATGCTCAGTTTATAGAGTTAATGGCCAAATGAGGCCGAAAAGGTAGTTTAGATCCAGAGAGCACGTACAAGGGCTTCTGCTTTAATGTTCtggtttttaacatatatatatatatatatatatatatatatatatatatatatatatacactttttgatttttatgtgtaATTGCTTTTAAAGTAGGAAATTTAgtaggagttttttttttggggggattttttttttgaggattcaAAAGATACTTGTGGATTTTCAAGTGCATGGCCATCAGAGCCCGTAACCCTTGCTCAAGCAGCCTAACATAAACAGTATGGACATGAAATGATTGAGGAACTTTATTTTATCAAGACTCTATTATTTCCATGTCAGTGGCTTTCCCTTGCCTCCGATGGTCATGTAAAGGATCTACTACTGAATCAAGGAGGGGCTATTTCTACTGTAGTCTGTGAACATTGTTCACTGAGTGGTATAGAGTGGAAGTCAGTTAAAAGGATTATAAGTGGAAAAAAGTACTGTTGGTTAGTGGCATTGGCAAAGTTGTTTGAAGTACTGAGGAGAGATTCTGGGCCTCAAGCTCCCCATTTGCTGCCACTTGTGGTAGAATAAAGAATAACTTCAGTATAATTTGTATGGGGACCACTTGTATTGGCATGCCACCTGCCTGAAGTATCACATTGTATTGGAACGCAAAATATAGCAACAGTAATCAATGCAGACATTTAGAGCTGACTATGTGCCACGTACCCTTCTAAGTTGTTCATGTGTTTTTTCCTATTGTAATCTTCCCAACATCCCAGTGAAGTAGATactattagtatttattttgagatcacttttttaaggttatttgttttcagaggtacagagagagagagagagaaagaggttatGGGGAAGGGcaagtagggagagagagaaagacgggggtgggggagagagagagagagagagagagagagagagagagagaatgaatcccaaacaggctcctcgctgtccacacagagctcattgtggggctcaatcacatgaccctgaaatcatgtcctgagccgaaatcaagagccagacactgagccacccaggtgccccagtaagtgatgttattaccttcattttacagatgcagagactGACACACGGAAGTTTTCGGTAGTGTACTCAAGGTTGTACAGCTCATAACCAGCAGAATTGGGAATTCAgacccaggcattctggctcctACTAGGATACTGCTTCTCAGTCTGTTCCATGAAATATCTTGTTGTCACTGAAAACAGCATGTTCAGTTTTATCATCACGAGAATAACAATGTCATTCACCtatgtgaaaatttaaaatcatagttGATGCGGTGCTTGTAATGTGAAAACCGAAATGTTTACCATAAGGCAATTTCCTAGATTTCCTCCATTTGACCAGTAGATACATTTGTACGGTTATCtgatcatatataatttaaaatcattaaaaacgTTATGTTTTTGTAGTACAGTAAGGTTGGTAAACTATTCTGTAAGAGTATTGAAACATTTCATCTTTGTTGGCCATAGCCTCTGTTGTAGCAGCTCAACTCTGCTGTTATGACCTCAAAGTAGCCATCATCAGCATGTAGGGGAGAGTGTGACTGGGTCCAATAAGATTTTAGttacaggggcacttgggcggcttagttggttgagcgtcctgtctcttaatttccactcaggtcattatcccaaaCCCCACatcatgagaccgagccccacatcaggcttcaccctgagcttggagcctgcttacgattttctctgtctctccctctgcctctcttccccatttgtgcatgttctctctctctctctctctcactctcactctctcaagtcaaaaaagaaaataatttagttacAGAAATAGGTGATGGTGTTCTATTAGATTGTCagtagttaaaattatttttttctttattttagttgcAAGAAGCAGAGGATCGACATGCAGAGGCCATAAGACATGCTGAGGAGATGAAAGATCATATGCAAAAGTAGAATTCTACCCTCAGAGAAAATAGCGTGAGTATTTATAGAGCAGATAAGCAGTGTAGTATGAGAAATGTATTAGTTATGCCAGTATATCATTGTTAAGTGGATACAAATTCCAGCTTTGAGCTAGTTTGAAATGCAGAATCGTGGCATCTTATCTCTCAATTTTGTACCTTATCCACAaaacacaaagaggaaaatggcACAATTGCCAAATCTTCCTcttgataaaattttaagaatttatgtaATAATACCCTCATTTGTTcagaaattatatggtatttttttaaatttatgtgtgaCAATAAGTATCTTAAGATCTGCATTTTAGGCTAAAAGTTCAACATGCCAGATGGGAAGAAACCATTAAACAGCAAGTGGCCCAAATTCAAGATCTTCAGAGCAACTTGTTAAGGATAAGTTTGGTAAGTGGGTCTCTTAATGTCTGTCCTACTGAAAAGGAATCCTTATTTCACTAGTAGTAGTACATGAGAATGTTTTGGCTCATATGGAAAATCTCACTGATCTAAAGGTtaggttgaggggcgcctgggtggcgcagtcggttaagcgtccgacttcagccaagtcacgatctcgcggtccgtgagttcgagccccgcgtcaggctctgggctgatggctcacagcctggagcctgtttctgattctgtgtctccctctctctgcccctcccccgttcatgctctgtctctctctgtcccaaaaataaataaacgttgaaaaaaaaattaaaaaaaataaaaataaaaatgaagattagGTTGATATTGTTCCTACTTGCTACTAGTGATGTAATTCTTCTATAGAGATGacgctgggacgcctgggtggcgcagtcggttaagcgtccgacttcagccaggtcacgatctcgcggtctgggaattcgagccccacgtcaggctctgggctgatggctcagagcctggagcctgtttccgattctgtgtctccctctctctctgcccctcccccgttcatgctctgtctctctctgtcccaaaaataaataaacgttgagaaaaaaattaaaaaaaaaaaaagagatgaagttGATTGCATTCATAAAGGAATGATGTTTGTAGTGAGATTTTCATAAAACCATTGTGAGAGTCTAAGTAaagcaacattttatatataccacagtGAGCGTTTGGTTTagtccaccttttggctattgttaataatgctgctgtgaacattggcaTACAGATGTGTGAGTCCCTGCTAATATTTTTCAGGGTGTTTCAAACTTGTGCAAACTTTGAGTGATCATTTGATCTTGaattctgactttcttttgtAATCTCATCCCTTTAGTGACAGTTTCGAACGGgttattttaatgatgatttgTTGTAGTTTGTAATTAGAAGTTTGCAATTTATTGTCTTTATCAAGAATGACTAGCAGGTCGTTATGCAAACGTCCTTCAAAGGAATGGAGTTTTCCCTTTGTTGGatttgtaaaggaaaagaaatgccagTAAAATAGTAGAAATGTCTGCTCTGTCAGGGCCTTATCTAGTAACATAGTGCTCCTACCTTTGCAAGTTCaggaactcattttctttttccactcacTTGAGTTAATCAGCCTTCCAGAGGTTTCACAATTCAATCTCAGAAAAGACTAATGTGCCGTTCAAGATTCTAATTTATTGATATGCAGTGAAACCCCAACTGTTTTCCAAGCAGAACGGTTAATGTCATCGcactctcagcctcctttgtAGGATTTACATTGTAAATCCTAAGTGGGTGCAATGAGGTAGATACACTGACCAACTCGTTTCTGTCCGTCACACAagctatataataatatacatgcAAGTTTCATTAGACAGCTATACCCGTCAGGGAACTAGAACATCCTGTTGACTggtcctttttgtggctgaagagacactgaaaattattttcttttctagaccTCTTATAAATGAATCACATTGTATTAGGGTACTTTCACGCAAGTAACATGACACTCTGTTGATCAGTCTTCTGTGAATGAGAGTGCTAGGCGTTGTCCTGCTACTGTGTCTTAAAGAAATCTTTAAGGTCTCAAAGACTAAAATTTGTAAGAATATCTGAAACTGATGAAGCTTATTAAAGAATAAGGAGGGATTTTCTGTAGATCCCTATAGAAAGGAATTAGGGTTATGGCACGAAATTAGCTGCCACTTTAAGGTGTTCCCTGTGAATCAAAAACTTAAGATAGCTTCCAGCCAACTCAGTCCATAGCTCTGACTTCTCTAGAAGGTCCTTATCTCCTGAATCCCCAAACCAGAGGCTACCTGGGTGAAGATATTTGATGCACACAGTTTTGAGGTGAAGAATCTGGATTGGGAAGAAGAGGTAGCTCTAGCCAACTTAACCTTCCTAACAATATAGCCAAGTATGCGTCTGAAAGGAACTTCAGAAGACTTCCATAAGTTGAGATCTCTATGGACTAAGAAATTACTCAAAAGGAAACAAGGCAAACCAGTGATCACCCAGCCCTTGTGATAAGTATTGTGTTATAAATGAAAAGCGAGACAAAGTATGCTGGTCAGCATCCTAAGGGTAAGGGTGCCTCCTAagactcaataagaaaaacacactcAAAGTAACACCGAAAAGAGCCCCAATAAAATGTACATGATTAGCTGTCTACAGAGGTAATCCATGTCAAGTAATGATTTTTGAGTGTGTGGTTGAGGATGTTGTCTATGAACACCTAGACGATAGAGCAAAAAGTCCACATGGCCTAGGTAAAGGGGTCAGAGCCGGAAATGTGAATTGGAGAATCTGGTTTTGAAGCCTTAAGAGCAATTCAAAAGACAGATAGCAAGGGGCAAGAACTCAATGCCAGGGGTTGCCGTCCTTTAGAAATAAGGTGGGGTtcgaagagcagagggagggtaTGGGCATTGTTACCCGCTGCTGCTAAGAAGTGAAGCaggataaagactttaaaaagttaaaacaaaaaaaaggtccTTGATGACCCTCAAAATTTCTTAGTGGAATGATGGGAATGAAAGTTAGATTTTAgtgtaaaagaaggaaataagtgaaGAAAAGTTGAATCTGTGGATGAGACGATACATTAAAGAATGTTCGAGTCCACTGCAAGGGGAGAAGCAGGGTGATAGATGGACAAGGCTTCAAAACTTAAGCAAATGGTtagtagaaaaggagaaattgcaGTCTTTCTTCCTTATGCAGCCAGAACTGGGATTTAcacatttatagcattttaccAACTGCCAAGCTCTGGGGACAGCTCTTCTGATAGGCTTTTACCACAAAGCCTTAATCTCTTCATCAGAGTACCTGCTAAAGCAGCCTAACGTAAACAGTATGGATATGAAATGATTGAGGAACTTTAGTTTCGCAAGACTCGATTATTTCCATGTCAGtggctttcccttgcctctgatggTCATGTAAAGCATCTATTACTCAATCTAGGAGGTGCTATTTGTACTGTAGTCTGTGAGTATTGTCCACTGAGTAGTATAGAGAGGGAGTTAGTTAAAAGTAGTATAAGcggggaaaaaaaagtactgtttgctaggggcgcctgggtggcttggtcggttaagcgtccgacttcggctcaggtcatgatctcaccgtccatgagttcgagccccgcgtcgggctctgtgctgaccgctcggagcctgcagcctgtttcagattctgtgtctccctctctctttgcccctccactgttcatgctctgtctctctctgtctcaaaaataaataaacgttaaaaaaaaaaagtactgtttgCTAGTGGCATTGGCAAAAGTTGTGTGAAGTACTGAGGAGAGATTCTGGGCCTCATGCTCCCCGTTTGCTGCCACTTGGCGGTGGTATGAAGAATAACTTCAGTATAATTTGTATAGGGGACCACTTGTATTGGCATGCCACCTGCCTAAACTATCACATTGTATTGGAACGCCAAATACAGCAACAGTAATCAGGCTAAATGCATACACTTAGAGCTGACTATGTGCCACGTACCCTTCTAAGTTGTTCAtgtattatttcctaattttatgtTCCCAAGATCCCAGTgcggtagatactattattatttattttgagatcacttttataaggttatttgttttcagagagagagcgagagagagggaaattgtggggaagggcaggtagggagagagagaaagagggtagagacagagtgggagggagggagggagggagggtgggatggaggggagagagagagagagagagagagagagagagagagagagagaaagaatgagaatcccaagcaggctccttgctgtccacacagagctcgctgtggggctcagtcacgtgaccctgagatcacgtcctgagccaaagtcaaaagccagacactgaagcgactgagccacccaggtgccccagtaggtgctattattaccttcattttacaggtgcAGAGACTGAGACACGGAAGTTTTAGGTAGtgtgctcaaggtcatacagctcaTAATGAGCAGAAGTGGGAATTCAcacccaggcattctggctcctACCTAGGTTactgcttctcaaactgttccatgaaatatcttgttgtcactgaaaacagcatgttcagttttataatcaCGAGAAGAACAGTGTCattcacatgtgtgtatatgtaaaatCATAGTTGATGTGGTGCTTggaatatgaaaatagaaatgtttaccCTAAGGGAATTTCCTATATTTCCTCCATTTGACAAgtaaatacatttgtatatttatcagatcatatatcatataaaaacattaaaatttggtaTTCCAgagttttctcctcttcttctccctacACCCTCTCTCAGGCTACCTTCATCAGAGAAAccagaatctgaaagcagaacACTCAATTGACATGGCCCCCACCAGAGGGCACCTGAGCCAGTTTCCAGGGTGCTCTCTATACAGCAATTGGATACCCCTAAACATCTTCCTTGGAATCACTTATGAGCACAAGGATTTTCCAGGAAAACCTTAGTGAAGACTCTGCAACTCGGAAGAACTAAATCGATGTCTAAATTCAATCCAACCTCAGGTCACCAGGCAATAGTGTTTAGTATATTCTGGAACTTAATGCACTGACTCGAAAACTCATTTGAAGGAACAGCCAGGGATTTTCAAGTGCTTAGCCAATTTAGGCTTTTCTAGTGCTCAGAATACTTTCAAGATCAAGGAACAAGACATCGTGTTACTGGTACACCAGACAAAGCAGAACTGAGTTTGCAGTTAGAGCCAAAGGAACACACAGGTTTCTGCAGAATTACGATGGGACTTCAAAGCAGGGGCAAGGTTAGGATTATTTTAGAAATGGTGTCAGATAACTCTCTGAGTTAAAATGAGTGTCCATTGGAAACTAATGCAATGCTGTTACGCTACCTGGAATGAaactaaaaaagttaaacaatgaAATGGGTATCCAGTGTGTGCATCAAGGATTTAAATGCAAGACAATGCAATTACAAAACTAAAGaattagtgaattaaaaaaaacagtgttaaGTGGCAAAGTCAAAGAGTGACAGAAACTCGGAAGCAATGGACAAAAAGAGCCtgattcaacaacaacaacaatttttttttttaattacaccaATGCTTAAAAGCTTACAAATCACTGCAAACCCACTTGTAGGGATCTAGGCCAAGGAGAGGATGATGAAGGAGCCTAGATTTGGATCCAAGGATAGTCACGGTGGTTACAATGTAGTTTTATTGGGAGCCGTGGGGAACTGGTTAAAATATTAAGTGGTAAGGGCCAAAGTTTCTGGAGCTCCATGTGCACTTCGTTGGGTGAAGTCACTGGCAGGTTAATCGGGGGGAtggttggtggggggaggttgggcggggcaggagagcaggcagAACCACCCACGCCCATCCCCCTGAGACTCAGAGCACCTTTGAAAGCGCCAGGTGCACTACTAGGTAGGCCTCATGTGGGCCTGGATGGAGGCGGTGCCTGAAGGGGCTGGGCCAGCAGGGTTGAACTAGAAatgagggtgggggctggtcgGGGCCAGCCTTGCTGACTGTGGGAGCGTCCCGCGAGGAGGCCAGGCTAGTCCTACTGCCCCTCGGTGACGGCGGTGAGGTACAGGTACAGGGCCAGTCCCGGGAAAGGCTGGCCCTTTCAGAGAGGAGCTTTGCCCCTCTGACCCCGCGGACGTCAGTGCTCAGGCGCTGCGGGGCTGGAAGAGGAACCCTAGGCTACAGGGCATGAAAGAAGGCAACTAAAACCCCACAGATCAGACTAATGCTTCAGGAGGCAGGAACGAAGGTGAGTTGTGTCAGCGGAGTCGGGTGGGTGACCCGTTCGGGTGGCGGTAGCCCTGGGTGTATGTGCCtgtgggtgtggggtgtgtgtgtgtgtgtgcgcgtgcgtgctcGCAGGCGCACCATGGGGATAGGCGGTAGGTGTGAACTCCATGCACACCGGACTCCTACAAGCAAGCAGGGTAACCCACAGTGACCTGTGACTTGGTGTGGGGGGAAAGAATCCTAGTCAATAATTTTCTGCACATCTCCAAGAATGTCTTACCAGGTTCCCTGTTACCACAGGATCCTCCTCTGACAACTTGGCAGTTAGCGGTGTTTGGGGCGTGATTGGAAAACACGTGTAGTTAGCAACCTGAAGCCTTCTTCAAAGTCCTGGTTTGTAAAAGGTGACCAGACAACTACCTAGAGAAGTCGAACATAACTGTGCCCCCTTCCAGGGTCTGTCCCCTTCTGGGCAGCAATGTCAGGTCGGGCCAGGACCCGAGCCCGAGGCCGCGGGCAAGGTCGGGCGCCCTCTCAACGCGCCCCGCTGCAGGGAGCCGCCGCACCTCCCCCGCCTGGAGCCTCCACAGCCTGTTCAGTCTCCTTGGTGCAAAAGATGCTTTATCTTCTTCTCCTACTACTTCCTTCTCATGCGTTTTCTCATCTGCGAATAGACTTCCCTTCCACCCGAGTGGATGGAAAGGTTTCTAAAGAGCTTGGCCGTAGCCAATGACCCCTCTTGGAAAGTGACTTCAAAACAGGCAGCTAACACCCCACAGACATCTCTGAGCTCCTGATTCTCCCTCCCAGACTTGTCGTTTGAAGAAGCTCCATTCTTCCATGTGCTCAGGCAAAGTCTTTGCATCCGCCCTAGATTCCTGTCGCGAGCCCAAACTTTTCCTGCACACCAGCATCCAGGAAACACTGTCGTCTCCCAATTTTCCAAAAGGTATCTGGCATCTGACAATGTGTCACCACCTCTGTTCCTACCCTCTGGCCCAAGCCACCAGCATCCCTTGCTGCACCTGGCAAGTGGTCTCCAAACTAGTCTTGCTTCCACCCTGGGTTTCCTTCTGCCTGTTTCCCAGCACACAGAACCATATAAATCGGTCCATGCAGTTCCTCTGCCCGACATCCTGTAAAGGTTCCCATTTTCCCAGTCAGAGGCGCATTCTTTGAGATGGCTTCCCTCCTGGGGTGCACCggtggctcattccattaagccctgacttcagctcaagtcacgatctcacggtttgtaggtttgagccccaagtgtgacggtgcagagcccgctttggatcctctgtctttctctctctctctctctctctctctctctctctctctctcccccccctctccctccccctctccctccccctctccctctccctcc
The Prionailurus viverrinus isolate Anna unplaced genomic scaffold, UM_Priviv_1.0 scaffold_76, whole genome shotgun sequence DNA segment above includes these coding regions:
- the LOC125159875 gene encoding ankyrin repeat domain-containing protein 26-like isoform X1, whose translation is MASGAAAKRAQGERAAGRQPRPQRGADRVPPRLVPQRRTLDRGCCAPSRRRYRKFPVRNPSFQGLGRIDGGDKNAEEDSITRLSDKPGPGDSWPTSASQDVDFGTKEGTAKSAMEAKEDGVGIIENVPPEQTVNDSVTSAGGVHKNCRSDMMSALELGEEEDVESPSLPELQEAEDRHAEAIRHAEEMKDHMQKLKVQHARWEETIKQQVAQIQDLQSNLLRISLATFIRETRI